The Microplitis demolitor isolate Queensland-Clemson2020A chromosome 8, iyMicDemo2.1a, whole genome shotgun sequence genome has a segment encoding these proteins:
- the LOC103573335 gene encoding chitin deacetylase 8 — MTINWTECLKLAEPCIPAVCKLPNCKCSTTESGSAIPTSKIPQIVMLTFDDAVTTITYDYFSKSVFGRKNPDGCPVTATHFLSHEYTDYSKVHDLWLRGHEIALHSVTHAAIQDYWQQINLTTFKAEFDDMRQIVMHFAGIPKSDIRGTRLPFLQTSGNVSFQGLKELGLVYDSSLPTIRYVDTPLWPYTLEYASHQDCMIEPCPTASFPNVWEVPMTMWLDEKNVSCSMVDACTNIPKQAEPLSKWIIKQFERHYNNSRAPFPVFMHAAWFLRNPEYFKAYKLFIDHLQSLPDVYLVSVNKAIEWIKNPKSLDVKKPFGECEVRVPTASCTPRSCGLKTITGEERWINSCVKVCPDKYPWIYNPLGK, encoded by the exons ATGACTATCAATTGGACCGAGTGCTTGAAACTGGCTGAACCTTGTATACCCGCAGTCTGCAAATTACCCAACTGCAAATGTAGTACTACAGAAAGTGGTAGTGCTATTCCAACATCAAAAATACCACAG ATTGTTATGTTAACATTTGATGATGCTGTAACTACGATAAcgtacgattatttttcaaaatcggtGTTTGGTCGTAAAAACCCAGATGGGTGTCCAGTAACTGCCACTCATTTTCTCAGTCATGAATATACCGACTATTCAAAAGTCCACGATTTATGGTTAAGAGGACATGAGATCGCTCTACATTCTGTCAC TCACGCAGCCATACAAGATTACTGGCAGCAGATAAATCTCACGACTTTCAAAGCAGAATTTGACGATATGAGGCAGATAGTCATGCACTTTGCGGGAATCCCCAAGAGTGATATACGAGGTACAAGATTACCATTCTTACAGACATCGGGTAATGTTAGTTTTCAGGGGTTAAAAGAGCTCGGATTGGTTTATGACAGCTCACTACCAACAATACGATATGTTGATACTCCATTGTGGCCATATACTCTGGAATATGCCAGTCACCAAGATTGCATGATCGAACCTTGTCCAACTGCCAGTTTTCCTAACGTCTGGGAAGTACCGATGACTATGTGGTTGGATGAAAAGAATGTTAGTTGCAGTATGGTAGACGCATGCACGAACAT ACCCAAGCAAGCTGAGCCGCTTTCAAAATGGATCATCAAGCAATTTGAACGGCACTATAACAACTCACGGGCACCCTTCCCAGTTTTCATGCATGCCGCTTGGTTTCTACGCAATCCCGAATATTTCAAAGCCTATAAATT ATTTATCGATCATCTTCAAAGTTTACCAGACGTTTATCTCGTGAGTGTGAATAAAGCTATTGAATggataaaaaatccaaagtctTTGGACGTTAAAAAACCGTTTGGTGAATGTGAAGTAAGAGTTCCAACTGCTAGCTGCACTCCTCGAAGTTGCGGGTTGAAAACAATCACTGGTGAAGAAAGATGGATAAATTCTTGTGTCAAAGTTTGTCCCGATAAATATCCGTGGATTTACAATCCTCTTGGAAAATAA